From the genome of Campylobacter concisus, one region includes:
- the rpe gene encoding ribulose-phosphate 3-epimerase, translating into MYVAPSILSADFGNLAAEIRAICEAGCDLVHVDVMDGHFVPNLTIGPVVVNAVAKAATKPLDIHLMVENNSFFTDLFLPLKPKFLTFHIEEEKHPLRLIDHIRKNGVGPGIVLNPHTPVSAIEHIIDEVDMVLLMSVNPGFGGQKFMPVVLEKTRALRELIERKNAKCLIEVDGGVNGLNAPDLEEAGADILVAGNYIFSSNSYEQAIRAIKLEF; encoded by the coding sequence ATGTACGTTGCACCTAGTATTTTATCGGCTGATTTTGGAAATTTGGCAGCTGAGATAAGAGCCATTTGCGAGGCTGGGTGTGATCTGGTGCATGTTGATGTTATGGATGGGCATTTTGTGCCAAATTTAACTATCGGACCAGTCGTGGTAAATGCCGTTGCAAAAGCAGCTACAAAGCCACTTGATATACATTTAATGGTTGAGAATAACTCATTTTTTACTGATCTTTTCTTGCCGCTAAAGCCAAAATTTCTAACCTTTCACATTGAAGAAGAGAAGCATCCATTAAGGCTCATCGATCACATCAGAAAAAATGGCGTTGGCCCTGGCATCGTGCTAAATCCGCATACGCCAGTTAGTGCGATCGAGCATATCATCGATGAGGTTGATATGGTGCTTTTAATGAGCGTAAATCCTGGCTTTGGTGGTCAGAAATTTATGCCAGTCGTGCTTGAAAAAACAAGGGCGCTACGAGAGCTGATAGAACGAAAAAACGCTAAGTGCCTGATCGAAGTAGATGGCGGCGTAAACGGACTAAATGCTCCTGATCTTGAAGAGGCTGGAGCTGATATCTTGGTGGCTGGCAACTACATATTCTCATCAAATTCTTACGAACAAGCCATTCGCGCCATAAAGCTTGAGTTTTGA
- a CDS encoding 3'-5' exonuclease, with translation MKPKKQRLENSIEILARQNLSYHEFILRFSDIEEISSLIDVRDLDMWRTLGLDITRNEENEIELGTRFRDISEQEFCVVDIETTGGTTSGQIIEIGAIKMKNGVEIGRFESFVAAPVVPENITELTGIKASDLVGAPNLLNVLERFKIFLGTSVFIAHNVNFDYGFISHSLNEIGLGMLLNRKLCTIDLSRRTIASQKYGLGSLKELLGINNTHHRALNDAIAAAEIFKVCLTRLPFSIQTTEDLISFSKTAPSMKLKPEPVLCVN, from the coding sequence TTGAAACCAAAAAAACAGCGTTTAGAAAATAGCATTGAAATTTTAGCTAGGCAAAATTTAAGCTATCATGAGTTTATTTTAAGATTTAGCGATATTGAAGAAATTTCATCACTCATTGACGTGCGCGATCTTGATATGTGGCGAACTCTTGGGCTTGATATCACTAGAAATGAAGAGAATGAGATCGAGCTTGGCACGAGATTTAGAGATATTAGCGAGCAGGAATTTTGCGTGGTTGATATCGAAACGACTGGTGGTACGACGAGCGGACAGATCATTGAAATCGGTGCAATAAAAATGAAAAATGGCGTTGAGATAGGGCGTTTTGAAAGCTTTGTGGCAGCTCCTGTGGTGCCTGAAAATATCACCGAGCTAACCGGTATAAAGGCGAGCGATCTAGTTGGTGCGCCAAATTTATTAAATGTGCTTGAGCGGTTTAAAATTTTTCTAGGAACTAGCGTCTTTATCGCTCATAACGTAAATTTTGACTATGGCTTTATCTCTCACAGCCTAAATGAGATCGGCCTTGGCATGTTGCTAAATAGAAAGCTTTGTACCATCGATCTTAGTCGTCGCACTATCGCTTCGCAAAAATACGGACTTGGCTCGCTAAAGGAGCTTCTTGGCATAAACAACACCCATCACAGAGCTCTAAATGACGCGATAGCAGCAGCTGAAATCTTTAAAGTCTGCTTAACTCGCCTGCCTTTTAGTATACAAACGACAGAGGATCTCATAAGCTTTAGCAAAACAGCTCCAAGCATGAAGCTAAAACCTGAGCCGGTTTTGTGTGTGAATTAA